Below is a window of Oceanivirga salmonicida DNA.
AATCATGATTTACTATTGATATATTACTTACTAATATTCCATATTTTTCAAAATCTTTTTTTAATTCAGTAAATATAATTTGAGAAATTTCAATTCTTTTTGATATAAATTCTTCTATAGTATATTTACTAATTGTTGCTTGTACAACTTCTTTAACCCTAGGTTGAATAAATCTACTTTCATGTCTACCCTTAAATGATTTATATAACAATTCTGGATTATTTATACTTGCCTGTACTGTAAATTCTATATTTATAGTTTGAATATCTTTTGTAGAAACATTCATTGATAAATCTCCATAATTATTTTCACTATTTTTTAAAAAGTAATATGTTCTTTCTCTTGTTTCCATTATATATTTACTTTGCACAAATGGTATTTTAAAATGAAGTCCTGCTTCTTCTATCTTTACTACTTTCCCAAAATTAGATATTATTGCAACTTCCCCTGTATCAACAGTGTATACATTTAAAAATACTAATGCTAATACTATTGCAGAAATAATTACTCCAAATATTTTAGTTATATCAGATGCTTTAAATTCTTTATTCATTTTTTTCTTCCTTTCTGGATTTTATTTCTATAATTATACCACTTTTTATTTTTTTTATAAATAGGTTAAGTATATTTATAGAATAATTATAGTACTTTTATAAAAAATTAAAAAAAAATTACAAATTATTTTCATATTTTTGTTTTTTTTATTTTTAATTTATGATATACTAAAAATAAGAATATATTGTGTTTAAATTTTACATTAAATACAATATATGGTTAATTTGGAGGTAGTTTAAATGATAGTTGTAAAGCGTGATGGAAGAGAAGTTCCATATGATAGAGAGAAAATAATAAATGCCATAAATAAGGCCAATGATAATGTTACACAAAATGAAAGAGTTAGTAAAACTAAAATTGACGAAATTTTAGATGAAATAGAAAGTACAAATAAAGAAAAATTAGAAGTTGAAGAAATTCAAGATTTTATTGAATTTAAATTAATGGAAGATAACAAATATGATTTAGCAAAAAAATATATAATTTATAGATACACAAGAGCATTAGTAAGAAAAGCCAATACTACCGATGATTCAATTTTAAGCCTTATAAATAATTCAAATAAAGAAGTCAGCGAAGAAAATTCAAATAAAAATGCAAGTATTGCTTCGACACAAAGAGATTTAATTGCTGGTGAAGTTTCAAAAGATTTAAGTAGAAGAATATTATTATCTGAAAAACTAAGAAATGCCCACGATAATGGAGAATTACATTTTCATGATATGGATTATTTCTTACAACCAATTTTCAATTGCTGCCTAATAAATATAGAGGATATGTTAGAAAATGGGACTGTAATGAATGCAAA
It encodes the following:
- a CDS encoding prohibitin family protein — encoded protein: MNKEFKASDITKIFGVIISAIVLALVFLNVYTVDTGEVAIISNFGKVVKIEEAGLHFKIPFVQSKYIMETRERTYYFLKNSENNYGDLSMNVSTKDIQTINIEFTVQASINNPELLYKSFKGRHESRFIQPRVKEVVQATISKYTIEEFISKRIEISQIIFTELKKDFEKYGILVSNISIVNHDFSDEYENAIELKKVAEQAVERARAEQEKLSVEVENKIKLAEFNLKEKELQAKANLVESKSLTPQLLQKMMIEKWDGALPKVQGNSGNILSPEFLK